Proteins encoded by one window of Mercenaria mercenaria strain notata chromosome 4, MADL_Memer_1, whole genome shotgun sequence:
- the LOC123551847 gene encoding uncharacterized protein LOC123551847: MAVDGRKFNESLSQGSEDYYDFPCSPCTKEGRNVPGTSHCVDCGENLCASCLKDHNKFAVMRGHQILNKAQDRSDGRCQLPNQKCTKHGGKLIDVYCPGHDTVGCSTCIAVDHSSCQGIIFVPDVAKGKSDATAMELKDLEAKMEVLYTRLVSLKQRKDGDLEYLQQDKDRIKAEMQTLRKKINDHLNTLEDNLIRELDAKYDVLKRQNIDVDIEGINCFLEELKRNQLLLQRGGNDSELFVLLKSGNINLRKCSTYADEIELSTKTRRLELRVDRRLQNIIVDIECIGRIAEKTVEISASFQGKYNIRVNDDKECEQVNGICETSDGAIIITDHSNRRVKKLDCKYKVTAHVDLPGSPCSVCQVDETRIAVTMMELKKVQLVSYNEPMKLLSSFSVGDHCRGVLHHNGLLYVCCGGSKIIPGEGPGHLEIYSTKGVLLRSIYEAMETPTRAEISSDGKVIYVYDAYSGLVLIDNNGTIPSHHKYKQLKLSGGMCKLNDDLLCLGGHESNNIVAVTADGKFHQELLTRKDGIKNPLSLCYDEKKSRLTVAMYKEDDLKVFTLNM, encoded by the exons ATGGCGGTAGACGGCCGAAAATTTAATGAATCACTTTCACAAGGTTCGGAGGATTATTATGATTTTCCGTGCTCACCGTGCACAAAGGAAGGTAGAAATGTACCTGGAACAAGCCACTGTGTTGATTGTGGTGAAAATTTATGCGCATCGTGCCTTAAGGATCACAACAAATTTGCGGTTATGAGAGGACATCAGATTTTGAATAAAGCACAAGATCGAAGTGATGGTAGATGCCAGTTACCTAATCAGAAATGTACTAAACATGGTGGAAAGTTAATCGATGTGTACTGCCCTGGTCATGACACGGTCGGCTGTTCTACATGCATTGCTGTTGACCATAG TTCTTGTCAAGGGATCATATTTGTACCCGATGTTGCGAAAGGCAAAAGTGATGCAACTGCTATGGAACTTAAGGATCTGGAAGCAAAGATGGAAGTTTTGTACACTCGGCTTGTCTCACTAAAACAGAGAAAAGACGGGGACTTAGAATATTTGCAACAAGATAAAGACAGAATAAAGGCAGAAATGCAGACTCTTAGAAAGAAAATTAATGACCATTTAAACACGCTGGAAGATAATCTGATTCGTGAACTTGATGCAAAATATGACGTTCTGAAACGGCAGAACATAGATGTTGATATTGAAGGAATCAACTGTTTCCTAGAGGAGCTAAAAAGAAATCAGCTTCTACTTCAAAGAGGGGGTAATGATTCGGAActatttgttttgttgaaatctGGAAATATAAATCTACGAAAATGTAGCACATACGCCGACGAAATAGAACTGTCTACGAAAACGAGAAGATTGGAACTCAGAGTCGACAGACGTTTGCAGAATATCATTGTTGATATAGAATGCATCGGTCGTATAGCTGAAAAAACAGTCGAAATCTCGGCGAGCTTCCAAGGCAAGTATAACATTCGTGTCAACGATGATAAAGAATGTGAACAAGTGAACGGTATATGTGAAACATCAGATGGGGCTATCATTATCACTGATCATAGCAACAGGCGGGTAAAGAAGCTTGACTGCAAATATAAAGTAACAGCACATGTTGACCTACCTGGTAGTCCGTGTAGCGTGTGTCAGGTTGACGAGACACGAATTGCTGTCACCATGATGGAGTTGAAGAAAGTTCAGCTAGTTTCCTACAATGAACCGATGAAATTACTATCATCATTCAGTGTTGGAGATCATTGTCGAGGTGTATTGCACCACAATGGCCTGCTGTATGTCTGCTGTGGAGGATCGAAGATAATTCCTGGTGAGGGCCCCGGGCATCTGGAAATTTACAGTACGAAAGGAGTGTTGCTTAGATCTATTTACGAAGCGATGGAAACACCTACACGTGCAGAAATTTCAAGCGACGGGAAAGTAATATATGTTTATGATGCTTACTCTGGACTTGTACTGATTGACAACAATGGCACAATCCCTTCTCATCATAAGTACAAACAGTTAAAGTTATCAGGTGGCATGTGTAAACTAAATGATGATTTACTTTGCCTAGGTGGGCACGAGTCCAACAATATTGTCGCGGTCACAGCTGATGGGAAGTTTCATCAAGAACTACTTACACGTAAGGACGGTATTAAGAATCCACTTTCGTTGTGTTATGATGAGAAGAAATCTAGACTGACTGTTGCCATGTATAAAGAAGATGATTTAAAGGTTTTTACCTTGAACATGTAG